In Jaculus jaculus isolate mJacJac1 chromosome 11, mJacJac1.mat.Y.cur, whole genome shotgun sequence, the following proteins share a genomic window:
- the LOC123453285 gene encoding high mobility group protein B1-like: protein MGKGDPKKPRGKMASYAFFVQTCREEHKKKHPDASVNFSEFSKKCSERWKTMSAKEKGKFEDMAKADKARYEREMKTYIPPKGETKKKFKDPNAPKRPPSAFFLFCSEYRPKIKGEYPGLSIGDVAKKLGEMWNNTAADDKQPYEKKAAKLKEKYEKDIAAYRAKGKPDAAKKGVVKAEKSKKKKEEEEDEEDEEDEEEEEDEEDEDEEEDDDDE, encoded by the coding sequence ATGGGCAAAGGAGACCCTAAGAAGCCTAGAGGCAAAATGGCATCATATGCATTCTTTGTGCAAACTTGCCGGGAGGAACACAAGAAGAAGCATCCAGATGCTTCTGTCAACTTCTCAGAGTTCTCTAAGAAGTGCTCAGAGAGGTGGAAGACCATGTCtgctaaagaaaaaggaaagtttgAAGACATGGCCAAGGCGGACAAGGCTCgttatgagagagaaatgaaaacctaTATCCCTCCTAaaggggaaacaaaaaagaagttcaaggatCCCAATGCACCCAAGAGGCCTCCTTCGGCCTTCTTCTTGTTCTGTTCTGAATATCGCCCCAAAATCAAAGGAGAATACCCCGGCCTATCCATTGGTGATGTTGCAAAGAAACTGGGAGAGATGTGGAACAATACTGCTGCGGATGACAAGCAGCCTTACGAAAAGAAAGCTGCCAAGCTGAAGGAAAAGTATGAAAAGGATATTGCTGCCTACAGAGCTAAAGGAAAACCTGATGCAGCAAAAAAAGGAGTTGTCAAGGCTgaaaagagcaagaaaaagaaggaagaggaggaagatgaggaagatgaagaggatgaggaagaagaggaagatgaagaagatgaggatgaagaagaagatgatgatgatgaataa